One Pseudomonadota bacterium genomic window, CCGCAGACTAGCCCAGCTCCCGCGCCGGGCCAAGCGGCCGCCTCGACGGCCGCCCTCGATGGCCGCTCTCGATGGGGCTGTGCCGCGCTCAGCGGCGCCGCAGCCAGCGGTAGGCGGCTTCGAGCGCGTAGGCCGTCGCCGCCAGGCCGAAGAGGCCGAGCACCGTGAAGAGGTTGACGTCGAGGCCGATCAGGCGCCAGAAGGGCGCCGCGCTATGCAGCGCCAGGACGATCGCCGCGGCCGCGGCGATCGTCGCCAGCCAGCCGCGGACCCCACGCGCTACCGTGGTCTCGACCTGTTGCGCCAGACCGTGGGTGCCCCAGAGCAGCGCCAAGAGCGCCCAGGCGACGCTGCCGCTGGCGACCGTTACGCGCTGCCAGTCGATCGCGGGCGGGCTCGTCGCCGTGCCCCGTGCCGCCATCAGCGCGGTGGCTCGCCCGAGGGCAGCGCCACCGGCCAGCAGCAGCGCGGCCCAGCAGCTCCAGGCGGCGGGGGCCCACGACCGCAGCGCCAGGCCGAGCGCGAGGGCCGTCGCGACCCCCAGGCTGGCCCCGAGGGCCCAGAGCGCGACGACCCAGCCGGGACCCTCGAGAAAGCGCGCGAGCGTCAGCGCGAGCAGGCCAGCCAGCAGGCTGACGACCCAGGCGCCCCACAGCGGCCGACTGGCGCTGGGCGGCGGCGGCGCGGTCCTCACCCTTCCGCAGAGGCATCGAGCTTGCCTGCGCATTGCTCGATGTTGAGCGTCGGATCGACGCAGATGAGCGCGTGATCGTCCACGGCCTCCCAGCCGGCGCCCGCCAGCTCGCGACCGGCGACGATCAGCACCGACTTGAGATGGGGGTAGCTCAAGGACCGCCCATCGACATCGTGGCCGACGTTCGGAAACCCGCTCTTTCGCGCCAGCGCCAGCGGCAGCCCGCGACGCGTGGCCAACACGACCTTGCCATTGGTCGCGAGGCAACAGAGCTCCCTCACCGGCCCACCGTGATCACGCTGCAGGCGGTCGAGATAGGCGAGCGCCGAGTTCAGCGCAGCGCTCGCCTGCGGCGCTGGTAGCTGGTCATCGTCGAGGCGCCCCGCGTCGCTGAGGAAGGCCAGAAAGAGGTGAAAGAGCACCTCGCCCGCACTGACGCCGTGGATGTTGCGGCGCATGAAGTCGGGGATGGCCCGGAGCAGGGCAGGGAGGATCGCGTCGAGGTGGGGAATCGCGCCGACGTGGCAGAAGGTCCAGTTGTTAAAGCGGAAGGGCTGCGTGTTCTCCATCGCGCGCGGGTCGGTGCTGGGCCCGGCGACGTGGCCGAGCACCAGGTGGGTGCGCAGGTGCGCCATGCGGCTGCAGAGGTCGAGCGGCTCGGTGCGCAGGCCTTGGGGTTGTTTCCGCAGCAGCGGTTCACCGGCCTGGTAGTAGCTCCAACCCCATCCCTGCGGTGCGCCACCCTCGATCGTCAGCGAGTCGCGAAAGGCTGCCTGCGCGGTCGCCGAGAGCCCGGCGTCGTTGCAGAGGAAGGCGAAGCACATGTTCATCGCGGGACTCCTGAGGCCGTCGACGCCAGCCTCGCGCGCGCCGGTGTCCGGGCGGTTGGCTTGCCGAGGCTCGCGTCGATTATAGCGGGCCGGGCAGGGAGCGACCAAGGGAGGTCGCCGCCGGCGGGCGGACGGTGCTGCCCGGATCCCGACGCGCAGGCGCTCGCGAGCCTTGACAATTTGCGCTCCGTTCTGGTACCAAGCCGAAAATCCAGAGCTTTGTTGGATCGGCAAGATGACGCGAAGAGCGCATGAGACCCCGATGTTCGGTGCGGTCGGTACGGTCGGCGCCGTCGCGCCCCGGCCACGGCGTGCGTGGTGCGGGCGGCGCGCGTTGACGTCGCGTGCCTCTCGCGCCGCGGCGTTGCTCGGCGCGATCGTGCTCGGACCCCTTGCCCTCGCTGCCTGCGCCGCGCAGCCGGCGCGCAATAGCTCGCTGTCGCAGGCGCACTTCCGCCTGGGCGCCGACTACTTCGGCAAGCGCGCACCGCAGGCAGCCAAGTCGGAGCTGCTCCGAGCGGTGCACTACGACGACGAGAACCAGGAGGCGCACTACCTGCTCGGGGTGCTCTTTCTCGCCGAGGGCATCCACGCCCTCAACTACGGCGAGCAGGGTCGCTGTCTGACGGGCACGGCGGCGGGCGAGCAGCGCCAGGCCGCCGACGAGGCCTTCGGTTTGGCGGGCAAGTATCTGCGGCGCAGCGTCGAGCTGGCGCGCCGGGAGCAGCGGACGGACTCGGAGGCGCTCAACGCCCTGGCCAACGTCGAGCTGCACTTCAAGCGCTTTGGCGAGGCCATCCGGCTCTGCGGCGAGGCACTGGATAACGTGCTCTTCGCCGCTCAGCACCTGGCGCTCGCCAACCGTGCCTGGGCCGAGTTCGAGCGCGGCGATCTGCCGCGCGCCGCGCGCGACCTGCGCCAGGCGTTATTCCACCGCTCTGCGTTCTGCTTGGGGCATTTCAGGCTCGGGCGCGTCTATTTGGCGCAACGCCGCTGGGCCGACGCGATCGACGAGCTGAAGCAGGCGGCTGGCGACGAGACCTGTCCGATACAGGAGGCCGCCTTCTACCTCGGCCAAGCGTATGCGAAGCATGGCAGCCTCGAGCAGGCTCGGGAGCAGTTCGCGCAATGCGTGGCGCGCGACCCGAGGGGCTGCGTTTCCTTCGAGTGCAGGCGCCACGCGCGCGCGCTCTGATCTGAGTGGCGGGTCGACGGTTTAGCGGATCACGCGGCAGGCTGCGCCGAACTCGGTGCGGTGGAGCGCAACCCTGGCGCGGCGCGGTACGAGGTGTTCGGACGACATGCACGCAGAATTCGGCATTCAGGCTAGAACAGAGCTGGGCGGGTACTTGCGCGCCGAGCGTGAGCTGCGACGCATACCGCTGGCAGAGGTTGCCGGCGCGACGAAGATCCCGCGGCCTACGCTGCAGGCGCTCGAGGACGGTCGTTGGGAGGGGCTGCCGCCGACGATGTTCGTGCGCGGTTTTGTCCGGGCCTACGCGCGGCATCTCGGCATCGAGCAGGAGGCGGGGCAGCGCTTCAGCGACACGCTGGCACTCGTGGCGCGGCAGGAGCAGCAACGGGTCGAGCCGCCTGTCGAGCTGCCGGCCGCGACGCGCGAGATCCCGCCTCGCTTCGGCTTGGCGCTCTTTGTGATCATCCTCCTGATCATCGCCACGATCACCTTCTCCGTCCTCTGGGGCAGCGGGCCCGACGCCTCCTTGCGCGCGACGCGCGAGGCCCCGGCCGAGCGGCAGGGGCAGCAGCAGCGACAGCGCGCCAGTTGAAGCGCGCACGGCAGCGGCGCTGGCCGCGCAGCGCCGCCGATCGCGTCGCGTGATGCCCCCCTCGACGGTCGTGTCCACCGCGGCGCTAGTGTCGCGCTCTGTCGACTACGGCGAAGCCGACCGCGTCCTCACCTTGCTGACGCGTGAGGCAGGGAAGGTCGCCGTGCTCGCGCGCGGCGCGCGACGCAGTCGGCGCCGCTTCGGCGCCGCCCTCGATCTCTTCGTCGTCGGGCAGGCTGAGCTGCGCCTGCGCCCCGGTGGCCGACTGGCGGCGCTCGAGCGCTTCGATCCCCACGAGAACTACGGCACGGCGATCGCGCGTGACGTGATCAAGGTCGCGCATGGCAGCTACATGCTCGAGCTGGCGCGCGAGCTGTGGCCCGCCGGCCAGCGGGAGCCGGAGGTTTTCGCCTTGCTGGTCGATGGGTTCGCCGCGCTGGCCGCGGTGGCGCCGACGGCCGGCCTGCTGCGCGCCTTCGAGCTGCAGCTGCTGCGCGCCCTTGGGCTGGTGCCCTTGCTCGATCGCTGCGTCGCTTGCGGCGTGACCGTCGGATCGGCGACCTGCGGCTTCTCCGTGGCGGATGGCGGCGTCATTTGCGCGACCTGCGGCCCCACGGGGGGGCTCCTCTCGACGGTCGGGCGGGAGGCCCTGCTGCACCTCCGCGACCGGCCGCTGAGCGAGGCGGCCGAGGAGGCGGCGCCCGCGCCGCTGCAGCGGGAGCTGCGCGACCTGATGCAGCGCGTCGTGCAGCACCACCTCGGGCGCCGCCCGCGCGCGTTGGAGTTCCTGATCGCGCTGCAGGCCGGCAGCGCGCACGCGGCGTTCCAGGCCGTTGCGGTGCCGCCGCCGCGACCCGCCGACGGGCCGAGCTAGCGCGGCCAGCGGGCCCCGCCGGCGCGGCGCGCAGGTAACGTTGACAGCGCCGATCGGGGAGTGATAAAGGTCCGCCACGCCGGCGTTCGTTTGCCGGCCAGAGCGTGTGCTGAGTACCCCGCGTTCGTTTCCGACCGCGGGTGAGGTGTTCTGAAGCTCGGGACCGCGAGCCGCGGCGCCCGAGGAGTGATGGAGGACGGGATGAGCGACGCGAAATACGTCTACGCCTTCGGCGCGGGCAAGGCCGACGGCAAGGCGGAGATGAAGAACCTGCTGGGTGGCAAGGGCGCCAACCTGGCCGAGATGACCAACCTCGGCATTCCGGTGCCCCCGGGCTTCACGATCACGACCGAGGTCTGCACCTACTACTACCAGCATGATCAGAGCTACCCGCCGGCGCTGAAGGCCGCCGTCGAGGCCGCCCTGCGCGGCGTCGAAGGGATCATGGGTCGCAAGTTCGGTGACACCCAGAATCCGCTGCTCTTCTCCGTGCGCTCCGGTGCGCGCAGCTCGATGCCGGGCATGATGGACACCGTGCTCAACCTGGGCCTCAACGACCAGACGGTCGCGGGGCTGATCAAGCAGACGCAGAACGAGCGCTTTGCCTACGACAGCTATCGCCGCTTCGTCAGCATGTACGGCGACGTGGTGCTCGGGCTGAAGCCCGAGGGCAAGCACGAGCAGGACCCCTTCGAGGTCATCCTCCACGCCAAGAAGCAGGAGCGCAACGTCAAGTCGGATACCGACCTGACGGCGGCAGACCTCAAGGACCTCGTCGCGCGCTTCAAGGCGGCGATCCTCAAGCGCACGGGGCATGCCTTCCCCGACAGCCCCGAGGAACAGCTCTGGGGTGCAGTCGGTGCCGTCTTCCGCTCCTGGCACAACGACCGCGCCAACGAGTACCGCCGCATGTATCGCATTCCTGAGGAGTGGGGCACGGCGGTCAACGTCCAGGCGATGGTCTTCGGCAACTCGGGCGACAACTCGGGCACGGGCGTGGCCTTCACCCGTGATCCGGCCACCGGCGAGAATCGCTTCTACGGTGAGTTCCTGATCAATGCACAGGGTGAGGATGTCGTCGCCGGCACGCGCACGCCGGAGCCGATCGTCAAGCTCCAGGAGCTGATGCCGAAGCCTTATGCCGAGCTGGTGGCGATTTATCAGCGCCTCGAGCGGCATTACCGCGACATGCAGGATATGGAGTTCACGATCGAGGACGGTCGCCTGTGGATGCTCCAGACGCGGGTCGGTAAGCGCACCGGTGCTGCGGCCATTCGCATCGCCGTCGAGATGGTCGACGAGGGCATCATCGACAAGAGCGAGGCCGTGCGGCGCGTCGATCCGGACCAGCTCAACCAGTTGCTGCGCCCGGTCTTCGACGTCGCCGACAAGGCTGCCGTGCTCAACGACGGCCGATTGTTGGCGACGGGCCTCAATGCCGGTCCCGGCGCGGCCTCGGGACGCGTCGTCTTTTCCGCTGCCGACGCAGTGGACTGGGCGAAGCGTGGTGAGCGCATCATCCTGGTGCGCATCGAGACCAGCCCGGAGGACATTGCCGGGATGAAGGCCGCCGAGGGCATTCTCACCGCGCAGGGCGGAATGACCTCGCACGCTGCGCTCGTCGCGCGGCAGATGGGCACCGTCTGTATCGTCGGCTGCTCGGCGCTGCAGATCGACTACAACGCGGGCAAAATGCAGGTGGGTGGCAAGGTCGTCAAGGAGGGCGATTGGCTCTCGATCGACGGCACGACCGGCGAGGTGATGCAGGGTCAGCTCAAGACGATCCCCTCGGAGGTGCTGCAGGTGCTGCTGCTGAAGAGCGCCACCCCCGAGAGCTCGCCCAACTACCAGCGCTACAGCAAGCTGATGTCCTGGGCCGACGAGCTGCGCACGATTCGCGTGCGCACCAACGCCGATATGCCCGATCAGGCCGCCGAGGCCCTGGCCTTCGGGGCCGAGGGCATCGGGCTCTGTCGTACCGAGCACATGTTCTTCGGTGGCGAGCGGATCAAGGCCTTCCGCAAGATGATCCTCTCGGAGACCCTCGAGGGTCGGCGTGAGGCCCTGGCGCGGCTGCTCCCGATCCAGCGCGCGGACTTCGAAGGCATCTTCCGCGCGATGCAGGACCGCCCGGTGACGGTGCGCCTGCTCGATCCGCCGCTGCACGAGTTCCTCCCGCAGAAGGAGGCGGATATCCTCGAGCTCGCCCGCGAGATGGAGGTGCCGCCGGAGAAGATCAGGGCGCGGGTGGCCTCGTTGCACGAGTTCAATCCGATGCTCGGTCACCGGGGGTGTCGCCTCGGCGTCAGCTATCCCGAGGTCTACACGATGCAGGTGCAGGCCATCGTCGAGGCCGCCTGCGCGGTGAAGAAGGCCGGGATCGACGTGCACCCCGAGATCATGATCCCGCTGGTGGGTCATGCGCAGGAGATGCAGCGGATGCGCGAACTCGCCCTGCGCGCCGCCGAGGGCGTGGTCAAGGAGATGCAGGTCAAGGTCGACTACATGATCGGGACCATGATCGAGCTGCCCAGGGCCTGCCTGGTGGCGGATAAGATCGCCGAGCACGCCGAGTTCTTCTCGTTCGGGACCAACGACCTGACGCAGACGACCTACGGCCTCTCGCGCGACGATGGCGGGCGCTTCCTCCCCGACTACCTCGATCGTGGCATCTATAAGATCGACCCCTTCGTCTCGATCGATCAGGAGGGCATGGGCCAGCTGATGCGGATGGGGCTGGAGAAGGGCCGCGCGCAGCGCAAGGGGCTGAAGGTCGGCATCTGCGGCGAACATGGCGGCGAGCCGGCGTCGGTGCGCTTC contains:
- a CDS encoding class II glutamine amidotransferase, with the translated sequence MNMCFAFLCNDAGLSATAQAAFRDSLTIEGGAPQGWGWSYYQAGEPLLRKQPQGLRTEPLDLCSRMAHLRTHLVLGHVAGPSTDPRAMENTQPFRFNNWTFCHVGAIPHLDAILPALLRAIPDFMRRNIHGVSAGEVLFHLFLAFLSDAGRLDDDQLPAPQASAALNSALAYLDRLQRDHGGPVRELCCLATNGKVVLATRRGLPLALARKSGFPNVGHDVDGRSLSYPHLKSVLIVAGRELAGAGWEAVDDHALICVDPTLNIEQCAGKLDASAEG
- a CDS encoding tetratricopeptide repeat protein, encoding MTRRAHETPMFGAVGTVGAVAPRPRRAWCGRRALTSRASRAAALLGAIVLGPLALAACAAQPARNSSLSQAHFRLGADYFGKRAPQAAKSELLRAVHYDDENQEAHYLLGVLFLAEGIHALNYGEQGRCLTGTAAGEQRQAADEAFGLAGKYLRRSVELARREQRTDSEALNALANVELHFKRFGEAIRLCGEALDNVLFAAQHLALANRAWAEFERGDLPRAARDLRQALFHRSAFCLGHFRLGRVYLAQRRWADAIDELKQAAGDETCPIQEAAFYLGQAYAKHGSLEQAREQFAQCVARDPRGCVSFECRRHARAL
- a CDS encoding helix-turn-helix domain-containing protein, translated to MHAEFGIQARTELGGYLRAERELRRIPLAEVAGATKIPRPTLQALEDGRWEGLPPTMFVRGFVRAYARHLGIEQEAGQRFSDTLALVARQEQQRVEPPVELPAATREIPPRFGLALFVIILLIIATITFSVLWGSGPDASLRATREAPAERQGQQQRQRAS
- the recO gene encoding DNA repair protein RecO is translated as MSRSVDYGEADRVLTLLTREAGKVAVLARGARRSRRRFGAALDLFVVGQAELRLRPGGRLAALERFDPHENYGTAIARDVIKVAHGSYMLELARELWPAGQREPEVFALLVDGFAALAAVAPTAGLLRAFELQLLRALGLVPLLDRCVACGVTVGSATCGFSVADGGVICATCGPTGGLLSTVGREALLHLRDRPLSEAAEEAAPAPLQRELRDLMQRVVQHHLGRRPRALEFLIALQAGSAHAAFQAVAVPPPRPADGPS
- a CDS encoding pyruvate, phosphate dikinase, which gives rise to MSDAKYVYAFGAGKADGKAEMKNLLGGKGANLAEMTNLGIPVPPGFTITTEVCTYYYQHDQSYPPALKAAVEAALRGVEGIMGRKFGDTQNPLLFSVRSGARSSMPGMMDTVLNLGLNDQTVAGLIKQTQNERFAYDSYRRFVSMYGDVVLGLKPEGKHEQDPFEVILHAKKQERNVKSDTDLTAADLKDLVARFKAAILKRTGHAFPDSPEEQLWGAVGAVFRSWHNDRANEYRRMYRIPEEWGTAVNVQAMVFGNSGDNSGTGVAFTRDPATGENRFYGEFLINAQGEDVVAGTRTPEPIVKLQELMPKPYAELVAIYQRLERHYRDMQDMEFTIEDGRLWMLQTRVGKRTGAAAIRIAVEMVDEGIIDKSEAVRRVDPDQLNQLLRPVFDVADKAAVLNDGRLLATGLNAGPGAASGRVVFSAADAVDWAKRGERIILVRIETSPEDIAGMKAAEGILTAQGGMTSHAALVARQMGTVCIVGCSALQIDYNAGKMQVGGKVVKEGDWLSIDGTTGEVMQGQLKTIPSEVLQVLLLKSATPESSPNYQRYSKLMSWADELRTIRVRTNADMPDQAAEALAFGAEGIGLCRTEHMFFGGERIKAFRKMILSETLEGRREALARLLPIQRADFEGIFRAMQDRPVTVRLLDPPLHEFLPQKEADILELAREMEVPPEKIRARVASLHEFNPMLGHRGCRLGVSYPEVYTMQVQAIVEAACAVKKAGIDVHPEIMIPLVGHAQEMQRMRELALRAAEGVVKEMQVKVDYMIGTMIELPRACLVADKIAEHAEFFSFGTNDLTQTTYGLSRDDGGRFLPDYLDRGIYKIDPFVSIDQEGMGQLMRMGLEKGRAQRKGLKVGICGEHGGEPASVRFCHRIGMDYVSCSPYRVPIARLAAAQAALGVE